A window of Methylomonas sp. 11b genomic DNA:
ATTCAACCGGTTTTATCAGCCGGATATCGATCTGGAGACTTTGGAAGTGGTGCCGAAGTTGCAATTGTCTACCCAATCGGAAGCCTTGTTGCGCATTCGCTGGACCGCCTTGCTGTATGGTCGGGTTAAAATGTCGCTTGCGGTAACCGGCGGTTTTCATCAGAGTGCGGATGTGATCAAAGCCTTGTTGGCGGGTGCCGACGTCGTGCATTTCTGTAGCGTATTGCTGGAGCAAGGCGTCGGCAAACTCAGCGAAATTCGTGCTGAACTGGAGCAATGGCTAATCGAACATGAATACGAGTCCATTAGCCAATTGAAAGGCAGCGTCAGCCAACAGCACGCCATCGACCCCAGTGCATATGAGCGCGCCAATTACATTCATGTGTTGGACAGTTACACGCCCTCTGCCGGCGTGTTGAGATAGCGTTAAAGCCGTGCGGGATTTGGACGAACTGTTTGCCGGCTTGGCTAAGTCCAAGTTTCGCAGCCAGTTTCATCTGCACGGCAAGGATTTGGATTATTTGGGCATAAAGGGCCTGGAAACGGTATTAAGCCATGCCCAAGACTTTATCGGCAAACGCCTGGCCGCAGCCGAGCCGCGCAACGACGGCAAACAAACCCCGTTTCGCGGCCATCCGGTGTTTGTCGCGCAACACGCCACCGCCTGCTGTTGCCGGGGTTGTCTGGAAAAATGGCATAAAATTCCGCAGGGCAGGGAGTTGAGTGTC
This region includes:
- a CDS encoding DUF4186 domain-containing protein, translating into MRDLDELFAGLAKSKFRSQFHLHGKDLDYLGIKGLETVLSHAQDFIGKRLAAAEPRNDGKQTPFRGHPVFVAQHATACCCRGCLEKWHKIPQGRELSVEEQAYVCAVLERWLRIAVAAN